Proteins co-encoded in one Nicotiana sylvestris chromosome 7, ASM39365v2, whole genome shotgun sequence genomic window:
- the LOC104213202 gene encoding uncharacterized protein produces the protein MSDKQKGLIEVFSEVLLFVSHRFCVRHLHSNFKREGFSGISLKNALRKVARASTKKWFNTCMVEIFYLDPEAANWFQDKSPSEWSRFNFSENAKSDILLNNICESFNEMILESRDKPIITLLEKIRYLLMARMQANRDKASRWDIGDIYPMIRDISHENQVSAAEFIPRKSNEWKYEIIGASIHDMLGVDLLNKICSGRKWDLTEILCKHVAAIWAKKDEINSYVHDCYKVETYRRVYDFAILPMND, from the coding sequence ATGTCGGATAAACAAAAGGGTTTGATTGAAGTATTTAGTGAGGTGTTGCTATTTGTTAGTCATAGATTTTGTGTGAGGCACTTGCATAGTAACTTTAAGAGGGAGGGATTTAGTGGTATCTCGTTGAAGAATGCactcaggaaagttgctagggcTTCAACAAAGAAGTGGTTTAATACCTGCATGGTTGAGATTTTTTATTTAGACCCTGAAGCTGCTAATTGGTTCCAAGACAAATCACCAAGTGAATGGTCTAGATTTAACTTTTCCGAAAATGCAAAATCTGATATCCTACTTAATAACATATGTGAAAGTTTTAATGAAATGATCCTCGAATCTAGAGATAAGCCAATAATAACTCTATTGGAAAAAATAAGGTATTTACTTATGGCTAGAATGCAGGCAAATAGAGATAAAGCTTCTAGGTGGGATATTGGTGATATATATCCTATGATTAGGGATATATCGCATGAAAATCAAGTAAGTGCTGCGGAGTTCATTCCTAGAAAATCTAATGAGTGGAAATACGAGATTATAGGGGCAAGCATACATGATATGTTGGGTGTGGACTTGCTAAATAAAATATGCAGTGGTAGGAAATGGGATCTGACAGAAATTCTTTGCAAGCATGTCGCGGCAATTTGGGCTAAGAAAGATGAGATTAATTCCTATGTTCATGACTGCTACAAGGTGGAAACATATAGAAGGGTCTATGACTTTGCTATTTTACCTATGAATGATTAA